TCTGACACAAGGCATTGCTGGTCCGTATACCGGGATGTTGCTCGCCGAGCAAGGCGCGCAGGTGGTCAAGGTCGAGCCGCCCCAGGGCGATGCGGCGCGCGGCACGCCCGGTTTTCACGTGTGGAACCGCAGCAAACAGAGCGTGGTGGCCGATGCGGCTACGGCCGAGGGCCTGGCCCTTATTCGACGGCTGGTGGCCGGGGCGGATGTTGTCCTGACCGATTTTCAGCCCGGCAGTGAGGACGAAGCGCGGCTGAGCTACGACAGCCTGGCCGACAACAATCCGGGTCTGATCGGCTGCCACCTGCCGGCCTTTGGCACGACCGGCCCGCATGCCAAGCGCTTCCCGGACGATACCCTGGTCGCCGCGCTGAGCGGGCTGCTGGGCAGCCAGTGGTCGCACCGGGCCGGGGGCGTCTACCTGGTCATTCCGATTGCCAGCTATGGCGCGGCGTTTGTGGCCAGCGGGTCTCTTGCCGCAGCCCTGTTCGAGCGCGAGATCAGTGGCCTGGGCCAGCGACTCGAGGTATCGTGGGTGGCCGGCGCGTTTGCTATGAATACCGGGACGATCCTGTACCACCCCGACATTCTGCGCCTGTTCAGCGGCCAGCTCGACCCCCTGGGGCCGATTCCGGTCTACCGTCTGTTTCAGGCCCAGGACGACTGGCTGTTCGTGGCCTGCGGCAACCCGACCTTCTGGAACAAGTTCTGCCTGGCCCTGGACCAGACCGAGTGGCTGTCGGACCCGCGCTATGAGAGAGCGCCGTGGGGCATTGCGGCCGAAGATCGCCAGGAACTGGCAGACCGGATTAGCGCCATCATGCGGACCAGACCCCGGGCCGCGTGGCTGGACATCCTGCGCACTAACGACATACCCTGCGCGCCAGTCACCAGCCGTCAAGAGTTCATGGAGTTCTCGCAGGTGAGGCATAACCGCCTGCGGGTCGAGGTCAACGACCCGCAGCTGGGCCACACCGTTCAGGTGGGCGTCCCGGTCCAGCTGTCCCGCACCCCGGGTGCGATCCAGGGGCCGGCTCCGCTGCTGGGCCAGCATACCGAAGCGGTAAAAAAGAATGCTGAACGCGGAATGATGAATGCTGAACGGCGGAAAGCCTCCCCCGCGCCGGTCCGACCGGCGGCCGCCGGGACTCCGCTTCAGGGGGTGGTGGTGCTCGACTTTGCCAGCTATATCGCGGGCACGCTCGGCCCCATGATGCTGGCCCAGCTCGGCGCCACGGTCATCAAGGTCGAGTCGCTGAGCGGGGATGCATTCCGCGCCTTTGGCTTTGGCTTTCTGGGCTGGAACCAGGGCAAGCGCGGCCTGTCGGTCAATCTGAACAGCCCCCAGGGCAAACAGGTGGTATACGATCTGGTGCGCAAGGCCGATGTGGTGGTGGAAAATCTGCGGCCGGGCGCAACCCGGCGCTACGGCATTGATTACGACAGCCTGTCGGCCCTTAACCCGCGACTGATCTATGCCACGGTCACGGCCTTTGGGTCCAGCGGACCGGACCACGATTATCCTGGCTTTGACCCGCTGTTGCAGGCCCGTTCGGGCATCATGCGCGCTCAGGGCGGCCACGACCAGCCGCCGTTTTACCTGACCTGTGGGGTGTGCGACTATGCGGCCGCGCTGCTGACTGCCTACGGGGTGAGCGCAGCCCTGTACGCCCGCCACAAGACCGGCCTGGGGCAGCATATCGAAACCTCGCTGACCAGTGCCGCCATGGCCGTCCAGGCCGGCAATTTCATTTTCTATGACGGCCGGCCGGACATGGAGAACGGCGGGCCCGACCTGTGGGGCACGGGCGCCCTGTACCGTATCTATCCGACCGCCGACAGCTCGCTCTTTTTGGCCGTGACGGACGAGGACCAGTGGCGGTCGCTCGGCGCGGTCGTAGGCCGTCCGGAGCTGAGCCGCCAGCCGTTCAGCCAGGCCAGACAGGCCGGCGTGGACAGCCCGCTGGGCCAGGCGCTGACGGCCTGCTTTGGCCACGCCACGACCCAGGACTGGCTGGCGGCCCTGGACCGGGCCGGGGTGCCCTGCGCCCCTGTCCTGCCCCTGCCGGACCTGTTTGACGACGCACATGTAGCGGCCAACGAGCTGCTCGCGACCCACACCCATCCCGAGTGGGGAGAGGTGCGGCAAACCGGCATGCTGACCAGATTCTCGCGCACGCCGGCCGTCCTGCCATATGTCGCGCCCATGCTGGGTCAGCATACGGCCGAGGTGCTGCGGGAGCTGGCCGGCTATAGCCAGGACACAATCGACGCCCTGCTCAAACAGGGCGTGATTCACACGGCCGGAGAGACACACTGATGCTCACCGACATTCTGGCAGACCGTTTGGCCGAGTTGGAGCAGCGCGGTCTGTACCGCCGGCTGCGCCTGGTCGAGGGTGCCCAGGCCGGTCGGGTCAGGCTTGACGGGCGTGAGGTCCTGATGCTGTCGTCCAACAACTACCTGGGTCTGGCCAACCACCCGGCGCTCACCCGGGCGGCTCAGGCCGCCCTTGAACGCTGTGGCTGCGGAGCCGGCGCCTCGCGTCTGATCTCCGGCAGCATGGCGCTCCACCACGAGCTGGAAAACCGCCTGGCGCGCCTCAAACACACCCAGGCGGCGCTGGTCTTTCCGACCGGCTATCAGGCCAATGTCGGCACCCTGTCGGCCCTGATGGAGCCCGGCGATACGATTCTGAGCGATGCCCTCAACCACGCCAGCATCATCGACGGCTGTCGGCTGTCACGCGCCTCAACGCTCGTCTTTCGCCACAACGATGTGGACCACGTGGCCGAGCTGCTGGCCTCGTGCTCGGGCGC
The DNA window shown above is from Desulfurellaceae bacterium and carries:
- a CDS encoding CoA transferase: MAGALDGIQIIDLTQGIAGPYTGMLLAEQGAQVVKVEPPQGDAARGTPGFHVWNRSKQSVVADAATAEGLALIRRLVAGADVVLTDFQPGSEDEARLSYDSLADNNPGLIGCHLPAFGTTGPHAKRFPDDTLVAALSGLLGSQWSHRAGGVYLVIPIASYGAAFVASGSLAAALFEREISGLGQRLEVSWVAGAFAMNTGTILYHPDILRLFSGQLDPLGPIPVYRLFQAQDDWLFVACGNPTFWNKFCLALDQTEWLSDPRYERAPWGIAAEDRQELADRISAIMRTRPRAAWLDILRTNDIPCAPVTSRQEFMEFSQVRHNRLRVEVNDPQLGHTVQVGVPVQLSRTPGAIQGPAPLLGQHTEAVKKNAERGMMNAERRKASPAPVRPAAAGTPLQGVVVLDFASYIAGTLGPMMLAQLGATVIKVESLSGDAFRAFGFGFLGWNQGKRGLSVNLNSPQGKQVVYDLVRKADVVVENLRPGATRRYGIDYDSLSALNPRLIYATVTAFGSSGPDHDYPGFDPLLQARSGIMRAQGGHDQPPFYLTCGVCDYAAALLTAYGVSAALYARHKTGLGQHIETSLTSAAMAVQAGNFIFYDGRPDMENGGPDLWGTGALYRIYPTADSSLFLAVTDEDQWRSLGAVVGRPELSRQPFSQARQAGVDSPLGQALTACFGHATTQDWLAALDRAGVPCAPVLPLPDLFDDAHVAANELLATHTHPEWGEVRQTGMLTRFSRTPAVLPYVAPMLGQHTAEVLRELAGYSQDTIDALLKQGVIHTAGETH